The following are encoded in a window of Arthrobacter sp. OAP107 genomic DNA:
- a CDS encoding alpha/beta hydrolase, giving the protein MKRQKYHYGDHPSQWGELFLPETPAARNGRRPSPRGIVVVIHGGYWRSQYGAELGEPLAKDLAAHGIVAWNLEYRRAGNGGGWPRTFEDILAGIDKLREVAGEHDLDLNRVVALGHSAGGHLAVWAAGRDRLAGLGAADADRQVARNLNGEAVHLTGVVSQSGLLNLAQAEWADLSNGAVSNFLGGSAERYPKRHKYADPMSAVPLTIPVYAVHGLDDDTVPVSQSEAYATAARAAGAPVQVVKVPGDHFSLIDPKTPSYRKCRELVQELLQL; this is encoded by the coding sequence GTGAAGCGGCAGAAGTACCACTACGGTGACCACCCCAGCCAGTGGGGCGAGCTCTTCCTGCCGGAGACACCTGCCGCCCGCAACGGCAGGCGGCCATCCCCGCGCGGCATCGTAGTGGTGATCCACGGCGGCTACTGGCGTTCGCAGTACGGTGCCGAGCTGGGCGAACCCCTGGCGAAGGACCTCGCGGCGCATGGCATCGTGGCCTGGAACCTGGAATACCGCCGGGCGGGCAATGGCGGCGGCTGGCCGCGGACGTTCGAAGACATCCTTGCCGGGATCGACAAGCTGCGCGAGGTGGCCGGCGAGCATGACCTCGACCTGAACCGGGTGGTGGCGCTGGGCCATTCTGCCGGCGGGCACCTGGCCGTCTGGGCGGCTGGCCGGGACCGGCTTGCGGGACTCGGCGCGGCCGACGCCGACCGGCAGGTCGCCCGGAACCTCAACGGTGAGGCCGTCCACCTGACCGGAGTGGTCAGCCAGTCCGGTCTGCTCAACCTCGCGCAGGCCGAGTGGGCCGATCTCAGCAACGGCGCCGTCAGCAACTTCCTGGGCGGCTCCGCCGAAAGGTACCCGAAGCGGCATAAGTACGCAGACCCGATGAGCGCGGTGCCGCTCACCATCCCGGTCTACGCGGTCCACGGGCTCGACGACGACACCGTGCCCGTCAGCCAGTCCGAGGCCTATGCCACCGCTGCCCGCGCCGCGGGGGCGCCGGTCCAGGTGGTCAAGGTCCCAGGCGACCACTTCTCGCTGATCGACCCGAAGACCCCGTCGTACCGGAAGTGCCGCGAGCTGGTGCAGGAGCTGCTGCAGCTCTAG
- a CDS encoding YbhB/YbcL family Raf kinase inhibitor-like protein, which translates to MTSQRPFPNLPDVPAFGLTSRSFEDGGTLQPPQRSGRMHAGGADESPQLSWSGAPDGTRSYAVTVFDPDAPGAGGFWHWAVLNIPADTTSLPEGAGAEGGPQLPPAAVQLKNDAGFHGYVGAAPPPGHGRHRYVVTVYALDVEELPGGSGAKPAGLGSELARHLLGTATLTGVYQR; encoded by the coding sequence ATGACATCGCAGCGTCCGTTTCCAAACCTTCCGGACGTCCCCGCGTTCGGGCTCACCAGCCGGTCCTTTGAGGATGGCGGGACCCTGCAGCCGCCGCAGCGCAGCGGCAGGATGCACGCCGGCGGCGCCGACGAGTCCCCGCAGCTGAGCTGGAGCGGCGCCCCGGACGGGACCAGGAGCTACGCCGTGACCGTGTTTGATCCGGACGCCCCGGGTGCCGGCGGTTTCTGGCACTGGGCGGTCCTCAACATTCCCGCGGACACCACCTCTCTGCCGGAGGGCGCAGGGGCGGAGGGTGGCCCGCAGCTCCCGCCCGCTGCTGTGCAATTGAAGAACGACGCCGGCTTCCACGGTTACGTCGGGGCCGCCCCGCCGCCGGGGCACGGCCGGCACCGTTACGTCGTCACCGTCTACGCGCTGGATGTTGAGGAGCTGCCGGGCGGGTCGGGCGCCAAGCCTGCCGGGCTGGGATCGGAACTCGCCCGTCATCTGCTGGGCACTGCCACGCTCACGGGCGTTTACCAGCGCTAG
- a CDS encoding substrate-binding domain-containing protein translates to MKKFFWHRAAVAAVAIPMLALTACSSQGGRAPEANTGGGGGQAVSTPRLKIALITHAPAGDAFWDTVRKGAEEAAAKDNVELLYTNDPEAGRQAQLIQQAVDQKVDGIAVTLATPGALKDSLKKASDAGIPIVSLNAGEDVSKQLGAFTHFGSNEQLAGQAVGEKLAAEDFKHPICVIQAQGHVGLEARCAGVKSKVPGTEILYVNGADMTSVESTATAKLQAAKDADVIIGLGAPITLTLLKSVATAGSSAKVASFDLNKELAQKIADGTVLFTVDQQPWLQGYESVDALWQVKRGGFKLGGGQPVLTGPTIVDKSNAADVVKFADQGIR, encoded by the coding sequence GTGAAGAAGTTTTTTTGGCACCGCGCAGCGGTTGCGGCGGTTGCAATCCCTATGCTGGCTTTGACGGCGTGCTCCAGCCAGGGCGGAAGGGCTCCGGAAGCCAACACCGGCGGCGGCGGGGGCCAGGCCGTCTCGACTCCGCGCCTGAAGATTGCCCTGATCACGCATGCTCCGGCAGGCGACGCCTTCTGGGACACGGTCCGGAAGGGTGCCGAGGAGGCGGCGGCGAAGGACAACGTGGAGCTGCTCTACACGAACGATCCCGAAGCAGGCCGGCAGGCGCAGCTGATCCAGCAGGCCGTGGACCAGAAGGTGGACGGAATCGCCGTCACCCTGGCCACCCCCGGCGCGCTGAAGGATTCCCTCAAGAAGGCCTCTGACGCCGGTATTCCCATCGTGAGCCTGAACGCCGGTGAGGACGTCTCCAAGCAGCTCGGGGCGTTTACGCACTTCGGCTCCAACGAGCAACTCGCCGGCCAGGCGGTGGGCGAGAAGCTGGCGGCGGAGGACTTCAAACACCCCATTTGCGTGATCCAGGCCCAGGGACATGTGGGGCTGGAAGCGCGCTGCGCCGGGGTGAAGTCCAAGGTTCCCGGAACGGAGATCCTGTACGTGAACGGCGCCGACATGACGTCTGTTGAGTCCACGGCAACGGCCAAGCTGCAGGCAGCCAAGGACGCCGACGTCATTATCGGCCTGGGTGCCCCCATCACGCTGACCCTCCTGAAGTCCGTGGCTACCGCGGGCAGCTCGGCCAAGGTGGCCTCCTTTGACCTGAACAAGGAACTTGCCCAGAAGATCGCCGACGGCACCGTGCTTTTTACCGTGGACCAGCAGCCGTGGCTCCAGGGTTACGAGTCCGTGGACGCCCTGTGGCAGGTCAAGCGGGGCGGCTTCAAGCTCGGGGGCGGGCAGCCCGTGCTTACCGGGCCCACCATCGTGGACAAGTCCAACGCGGCGGACGTCGTGAAGTTCGCCGACCAGGGAATACGCTGA
- a CDS encoding acyl-CoA desaturase, translating into MTAISDRTAATTTSTDKAAIDKPITKPRPGALAASGRPTVRPPAAAHLSDEQVAELGRELDAIKDEILAKRGASDAAYIRRVIKIQRGLEIAGRAALLMGRNKAAWVTGTSLLSLAKILENMEIGHNILHGQWDWMRDPDIHSTTWEWDFVTPARSWQHTHNDLHHRWTNVVGKDNDVGYNLLRMDEDQPWTPRALGNPLYNAILAPIFEWGIAVYDLELVEYKEGKKSKEAMARDLKALGIKALKQFTKDYAATPAVAMLTGSGKQALYGTLTANAVRNVWAHAVIFCGHFPEGTDTFTEEMVEGETRGDWYVRQMIGSANISGSKFMHIMTGNLSHQIEHHLFPDLPSNRYGEVAPKVQEICRRYGLPYTTGPLLKQVGSSWAKVFKLALPGKKA; encoded by the coding sequence ATGACTGCAATATCCGATCGCACAGCCGCGACTACGACGTCCACCGACAAGGCCGCCATCGACAAACCCATCACAAAGCCGCGGCCCGGGGCCCTGGCCGCCTCCGGCCGGCCGACGGTCCGCCCGCCAGCCGCAGCGCACCTTTCGGACGAGCAGGTGGCAGAGCTCGGCCGCGAACTGGACGCCATCAAGGACGAGATCCTCGCCAAGCGCGGCGCCTCCGACGCCGCCTATATCCGTCGGGTGATCAAGATCCAGCGCGGGCTGGAGATCGCCGGCAGGGCCGCGCTGCTGATGGGCCGCAACAAGGCGGCCTGGGTCACCGGCACCAGCCTGCTCAGCCTGGCCAAGATCCTGGAAAACATGGAGATCGGCCATAACATTTTGCACGGCCAGTGGGACTGGATGCGCGATCCGGACATCCACTCCACCACGTGGGAATGGGACTTCGTGACGCCGGCGCGTTCGTGGCAGCACACCCACAACGACCTGCACCACCGCTGGACCAACGTGGTGGGCAAGGACAACGACGTCGGATACAACCTGCTGCGCATGGACGAGGACCAGCCCTGGACCCCCCGCGCCCTGGGCAACCCGCTGTACAACGCCATCCTCGCCCCGATTTTCGAATGGGGCATCGCGGTCTACGACCTGGAGCTCGTCGAATACAAGGAAGGCAAGAAGAGCAAGGAGGCCATGGCCCGCGACCTCAAGGCGCTCGGCATCAAGGCCCTCAAGCAGTTCACCAAGGACTACGCTGCCACCCCGGCCGTGGCCATGCTCACCGGCTCGGGCAAGCAGGCCCTCTACGGCACGCTCACCGCCAACGCCGTCCGCAACGTGTGGGCGCACGCGGTGATTTTCTGCGGCCACTTCCCCGAAGGCACGGACACCTTCACCGAGGAAATGGTGGAGGGCGAGACCCGCGGGGACTGGTATGTCCGGCAGATGATCGGCTCCGCCAACATTTCCGGCTCCAAGTTCATGCACATCATGACCGGGAACCTGTCCCACCAGATCGAGCACCACCTGTTCCCGGACCTGCCGTCCAACAGATACGGCGAAGTGGCTCCGAAGGTGCAGGAAATCTGCCGGCGTTACGGCCTGCCGTACACCACCGGGCCGCTGCTGAAGCAGGTGGGCTCGTCGTGGGCGAAGGTCTTCAAGCTCGCACTGCCTGGGAAGAAGGCCTAG
- a CDS encoding ferredoxin reductase has translation MIRLRKLARAASVLTTPLAPEDILALFDPVFSARQLRGVVTKVVPETADSATIHFRPGRGWKAHKAGQWARIGVELDGVRHWRSYSLSAPAGEDPAITVSDVGAVSGVLVRNTRPGDVLFLAPPQGDFVLPEHPRPLLMLTAGSGITPVMSMVRTLVPHRPDADVVLIHSARRPEDSIFREELSELADQFPNFRVTHWYTGERGRVDFGSAAGLDTLCPDWRRRAAYACGPEGFLDDAEALWAAEAAAHPKNPRSARGDGATGPFAADPVNLIIERFNTSLLGGQGHDGGLVTFEASDREVEADGDTPLLDVGEDAGILMPSGCRMGICHSCLLPLRAGQVRDLRTGEVHGEPGQLIQTCVSAAAGPVNLDI, from the coding sequence ATGATCCGGCTTCGAAAGCTGGCGCGCGCGGCGTCTGTACTGACAACTCCTCTGGCCCCGGAGGACATCCTCGCGCTGTTTGATCCGGTGTTTTCCGCCCGGCAGCTGCGCGGCGTGGTCACCAAAGTCGTCCCCGAAACAGCGGACTCAGCCACCATCCACTTCCGGCCCGGCCGCGGCTGGAAGGCCCACAAAGCCGGCCAGTGGGCGCGCATCGGCGTGGAGCTCGACGGCGTCCGCCACTGGCGCTCCTATTCGCTCAGCGCCCCCGCAGGGGAAGACCCCGCCATCACCGTGAGCGACGTGGGTGCCGTCTCCGGCGTCCTGGTCCGCAACACCAGGCCCGGGGACGTCCTGTTCCTGGCGCCGCCGCAGGGCGACTTCGTCCTCCCGGAACATCCCCGTCCGCTCCTGATGCTCACCGCCGGCAGCGGCATCACCCCTGTGATGTCCATGGTCCGCACGCTCGTGCCGCACCGTCCCGACGCCGATGTGGTGCTGATCCACTCCGCCCGCCGGCCGGAGGACAGTATTTTCCGCGAAGAACTTTCCGAGCTCGCCGACCAGTTTCCCAACTTCCGCGTCACGCACTGGTACACGGGGGAGCGCGGCCGGGTGGACTTCGGCTCGGCTGCCGGGCTGGACACCCTGTGCCCGGACTGGCGCCGCCGCGCTGCCTACGCCTGCGGGCCGGAAGGGTTCCTCGACGACGCCGAGGCCCTCTGGGCCGCCGAAGCGGCCGCGCATCCCAAGAACCCCAGGTCAGCCCGAGGGGACGGAGCCACCGGCCCCTTCGCGGCGGACCCCGTCAACCTCATCATCGAACGCTTCAACACCAGCCTGCTGGGCGGCCAGGGGCACGACGGCGGTTTGGTCACCTTTGAGGCCTCTGACCGGGAGGTGGAGGCCGATGGCGACACCCCCCTTCTCGACGTCGGCGAAGACGCCGGGATCCTTATGCCCAGCGGCTGCCGCATGGGCATCTGCCACAGCTGCCTGCTGCCCCTGCGTGCAGGGCAGGTCCGGGACCTGCGCACCGGTGAAGTCCACGGTGAACCGGGCCAACTAATCCAGACGTGCGTTTCGGCAGCTGCCGGGCCCGTTAACCTCGACATCTGA
- a CDS encoding carbohydrate kinase, with translation MLTVIGEGLVDVVQRSSGIEAHVGGSPLNVAVGLARLGHPVQFVGRYGRDAYGESLAAHLRASSVMLPQAPDGLPTSVATALVDDDGAATYTFDLAWELPGLGERLPFMLQGTTLLHAGSIATMLAPGAAEVLAAVERAHPASTISFDPNCRPSIITDADYARRQAEKFVTLSDIVKASDEDLAWLYPGVDPLESARRWLKLGGAEGPAVVVVTRGADGPWGITAAGEAEFAAPRVEVADTVGAGDSFMAALLSGVVDRGLDGAQNRADLRALPAEGLTALLAHASRAAAVTVSRAGANPPTRAELNRVEAAAEQAEVPTT, from the coding sequence ATGCTCACTGTTATCGGCGAGGGCCTCGTTGACGTGGTCCAGCGCAGCTCCGGAATCGAAGCCCATGTGGGCGGCAGCCCGCTCAACGTCGCCGTCGGGCTCGCCCGCCTGGGACACCCGGTGCAGTTCGTCGGCCGGTACGGCCGGGACGCCTACGGTGAGTCGCTGGCCGCCCACCTGCGGGCGAGTTCCGTCATGCTCCCGCAGGCCCCGGACGGGCTGCCCACCAGCGTGGCCACTGCCCTCGTGGACGACGACGGCGCCGCCACCTACACGTTTGACCTCGCCTGGGAGCTCCCCGGTCTGGGGGAACGGCTGCCCTTCATGCTGCAGGGAACCACGCTGCTGCACGCCGGCTCCATCGCCACCATGCTGGCGCCCGGCGCCGCAGAGGTGCTGGCCGCCGTCGAGCGCGCCCACCCGGCGTCGACCATCAGCTTTGACCCCAACTGCCGCCCCAGCATCATCACGGACGCCGATTACGCCCGCCGGCAGGCCGAAAAGTTCGTGACCCTCTCGGACATCGTCAAGGCCTCCGACGAGGACCTCGCCTGGCTCTACCCAGGCGTGGACCCGCTGGAGTCAGCGCGCCGCTGGCTGAAGCTCGGCGGTGCGGAGGGGCCCGCCGTCGTGGTGGTGACGCGCGGCGCGGACGGGCCGTGGGGGATCACCGCCGCAGGCGAGGCCGAGTTCGCCGCGCCCCGTGTGGAGGTGGCGGACACCGTTGGCGCAGGGGATTCCTTCATGGCGGCGCTGCTGTCCGGCGTGGTGGACCGTGGCCTGGACGGCGCCCAGAACCGGGCTGACCTGCGGGCACTCCCGGCCGAGGGGCTCACCGCCCTGCTGGCCCACGCCTCCCGCGCCGCAGCCGTGACCGTCTCCCGTGCCGGCGCAAATCCGCCCACCCGGGCGGAGCTCAACCGCGTCGAAGCAGCAGCAGAGCAAGCCGAAGTTCCCACCACCTGA